Proteins from a single region of Corvus moneduloides isolate bCorMon1 chromosome 19, bCorMon1.pri, whole genome shotgun sequence:
- the TSPAN10 gene encoding tetraspanin-10, giving the protein MALSRVRLFQPRGEGTRLLPQASRLVELPYSSFDDDDADDDGHSLPRLTAEQDPGAWYPGPPKVSPFSHCVRYLAFLWNLLFLLLGLLILAVGVWGLLAKNPLPGGERGVPLGSDPMLMFVLAGLAASAVSLAGCLGTFRASPCLLRFFLGAVLAFGGLELLGGLLLLLARRRLRDALRDLLLLCLLRYQEDPDLQFLVDEVQRSLQCCGLESYRDWESNLYFNCSAPGAQACGVPASCCQDPLENGSVPNAQCGFGVLGLAAAAAGAVVHLGGCGAALGLWLQGQAGAIAAGATALVLVEAVGALMALRVLRDITAVRVWE; this is encoded by the exons ATGGCCCTGAGCAGAGTCCGCCTGTTCCAGCCCCGCGGGGAGGGCACCCGGCTGCTGCCCCAG GCATCCAGGCTGGTGGAGCTGCCCTACTCCTCCTTTGATGACGATGATGCTGATGACGATGGCCACTCACTGCCCAGGCTCACGGCTGAGCAGGACCCTGGGGCGTGGTACCCCGGCCCCCCCAAAGTGAGCCCCTTCAGCCACTGCGTGCGCTACCTGGCCTTCCTCTGgaacctcctcttcctcctgctggggctgctgatcCTTGCTgtgggggtctgggggctgctggccAAGAACCCCCTGCCCGGGGGGGAGCGTGGGGTGCCCCTGGGCTCGGACCCCATGCTGATGTTTGTGCTGGCGGGGCTGGCGGCCAGCGCCGTGTCCCTGGCCGGCTGCCTGGGCACCTTCcgtgccagcccctgcctgctgcGCTTCTTCctgggtgctgtgctggctttcggggggctggagctgctgggggggctcctgctgctgctggcgcggcggcggctgcgggacGCGCTGCGGGacctcctgctcctgtgcctccTGCGCTACCAGGAGGATCCCGACCTGCAGTTCCTGGTGGATGAGGTGCAGCGGAGCCTCCAGTGCTGCGGCCTCGAGTCCTACCGCGACTGGGAGAGCAACCT GTACTTCAACTGCAGCGCCCCAGGGGCGCAGGCGTGCGGCGTCCCggcctcctgctgccaggaccCGCTGGAGAACGGCTCCGTGCCCAACGCCCAGTGCGGGTTcggggtgctggggctggcggcggcggcggccggggccgTGGTGCACctggggggctgcggggccgcgcTGGGCTtgtggctgcagggccaggctggggccaTTGCCGCCGGTGCCACCGccctggtgctggtggaggCCGTGGGAGCGCTCATGGCACTCAGGGTGCTCAGGGATATCACGGCTGTGAGGGTGTGGGAGTGA
- the PDE6G gene encoding retinal rod rhodopsin-sensitive cGMP 3',5'-cyclic phosphodiesterase subunit gamma, with protein sequence MSLEPPKLEVKSATRVTGGPATPRKGPPKFKQRQTRQFKSKPPKKGVQGFGDDIPGMEGLGTDITVICPWEAFSHLELHELAQYGII encoded by the exons ATGAGCCTGGAGCCCCCCAAGCTGGAGGTCAAATCAGCCACGAGGGTGACCGGGGGTCCCGCCACCCCTCGCAAGGGACCCCCCAAGTTCAAGCAGAGGCAGACGAGGCAGTTCAAGAgcaaaccccccaaaaagggGGTGCAGGG GTTCGGTGATGACATCCCAGGCATGGAGGGGTTGGGAACAG ACATCACCGTCATCTGTCCCTGGGAAGCCTTCAGCCACCTGGAGCTGCACGAGCTGGCTCAGTACGGAATCATTTAG